In Exiguobacterium sibiricum 7-3, a genomic segment contains:
- a CDS encoding CdaR family protein has protein sequence MFEKWFNERWFLRIVAVLLAVMLYLMVAGSNSTGKSDAASLLPIAGQGSTKFDVPVTVNYDETQWVAYNIPKTIETTVKGPSSSLTMLRLVKDFGLSIDLTGLDPGYHRVRLTANGFGKDVEVTPKQETIEVFLDKKVTKEVPVQVALLNKNKIAEGYVVGEAQPTRQTVSVTGGAEKLQAITAIQVPIDVTGRAETFTESFNVKATDANGNAISATYDPEQLEVTVPVYKESKTVPINVETTDAVKKGYKVVKIVPVTTEARLYGTKEELSRIGSVSTEAVSLKGLTKTVDRTVKLIEPDNVTAMEPTSITVSIVVEKENAKATTETVEDRAEKTISGVTVTLNGFDESKYTIDYEQTIDLVVRGSEADLASIDATDIKAVIDVTGLKEGTHGLPISYQTSKAFDVLRPDNMDITLKAIPRTSVQTN, from the coding sequence ATGTTCGAAAAATGGTTCAATGAACGCTGGTTTCTCCGTATCGTTGCGGTTTTGCTGGCTGTCATGCTGTATCTGATGGTCGCAGGGTCTAATTCGACCGGTAAAAGTGATGCGGCGAGTCTGTTGCCAATCGCCGGACAAGGCTCGACGAAGTTTGACGTACCGGTTACAGTCAATTATGATGAAACGCAGTGGGTCGCCTATAATATTCCAAAAACGATTGAAACGACGGTCAAAGGCCCGTCGAGCAGTTTAACGATGCTTCGACTCGTCAAAGATTTTGGGTTGTCGATTGACTTGACCGGTCTTGATCCCGGCTATCATCGTGTCCGGTTGACAGCGAACGGATTTGGAAAAGATGTCGAAGTGACACCAAAACAGGAAACGATTGAAGTATTCCTTGATAAAAAAGTCACGAAAGAAGTTCCCGTTCAAGTGGCATTATTAAACAAAAATAAAATCGCTGAAGGATATGTTGTCGGTGAAGCACAGCCGACCCGTCAAACGGTCTCCGTGACCGGCGGGGCAGAAAAACTGCAGGCCATCACAGCAATCCAAGTTCCGATCGATGTAACGGGCCGGGCGGAGACGTTTACAGAATCCTTTAACGTCAAAGCAACGGATGCGAATGGAAATGCCATCAGTGCCACGTATGATCCGGAACAGCTGGAAGTCACGGTTCCGGTCTATAAAGAAAGTAAAACCGTTCCGATTAACGTCGAAACAACAGATGCGGTCAAGAAAGGGTATAAAGTCGTCAAGATTGTTCCCGTCACGACGGAAGCCCGATTATATGGAACAAAAGAAGAACTGTCACGGATCGGTTCCGTGTCGACGGAAGCTGTCTCCTTAAAAGGGTTGACGAAAACTGTCGATCGAACGGTCAAACTGATTGAACCGGACAACGTAACAGCAATGGAACCGACTTCGATTACAGTCAGCATCGTCGTCGAGAAGGAAAATGCGAAAGCGACGACAGAAACCGTCGAGGACCGGGCCGAAAAAACAATTTCCGGTGTCACGGTGACATTAAACGGATTTGATGAGTCGAAGTATACGATTGATTACGAACAGACGATTGATCTCGTCGTCCGTGGAAGTGAAGCTGATCTTGCATCGATTGATGCAACAGATATTAAAGCGGTCATTGATGTGACCGGTTTAAAAGAAGGTACACACGGCTTACCGATCTCATATCAGACGTCAAAAGCGTTCGACGTTCTTCGTCCGGATAATATGGATATCACACTGAAAGCGATTCCCCGGACATCGGTCCAAACCAATTAA